The Bacteroidota bacterium genome segment ATGGCAAAATATGTTACCGAAATACGATTCCGCAATGCATATTTAAAGGTAAGCAAAGCGTTCAAACCCGTACCGAATCCAACTTCCAGAATGTTCATCGTATTCCTTCCGGCAAGCGAAAAGCGCAATCCTGCATGTATAAAAACATGCATTGATTCTGTTAGCGCGCCGTGTACGGAGTGATATTGTTCTTTCAGTTCGGGCATGTAGAGAGAATGTGAGCCGTCTTCTGTTGTAATAATTTTTCTTGAATTATCTATCATTCTCTATTGTATTGAAAAAGAATTTCCGAGGCTGTGCCTTCAGAATTAATAGTTCCCAGATATTGTCCGCCCGGCCATGCATACATATTCACGATACCACCTCCTGACTGGGGCACGACATAAAGTTTTGCGTTCACCGAATCAAAACGGACAAGACTCGCTGAAACGCCCGGAATCAATGTATTTACGGTAGCAGCATCGTCGTCATAAACAAGAATATTATTACCTATGGCTATTGCATATTCCTTGTCAGAAAGGCGTTCTACGGAAGTAATCGTGCCCGGAGGCAATGAAACAGGATTGTAAAGATATCCGTTACTGATATCGTGAAGCTGAACATAAGCCTGCCCCATGAAATTGCCGAAAACAAGATACTGGTCAGCATACTGGTTAAACATTTTTATTACTTCGAGATTTATCGGATAATCCTGCCGTGCCGCTGTTGAGCTTAGAAAATAGACCACCAGCTTATTGTCAACACCTGATATTTCATGTTGGTATGTAATCAGGAATTCGTCCTTCACGAGGAAGTTTTCAGGCATCCAGTTCTGATCCGTTACTTTTGATGTAAGCATTGCACCGCTAAGGTTGTAGTAATCCCAATGACCATCGCGGTATGCCACAAACAGTTTCCCGTCGTCGTACACCATATTCTCAAAATAAGGAAATGGCGGACTGTTAATAACGTCAACGTTCCACGATGGTTGCAATGAGGTCACATCATATGCGGTCAGATCTTCAGAATATTTTCCGCATAGAAGCAGCAGGCGGTAATCGGAACTGATAGCGGAAGCAGAATAATCGGGCGGTTTAGTCATGATGGTTGATACATTGCCCGCCGTATCCACTTTTTGTATCAGTACTTTATCAGTCAAGGATTCAACGAGGTAGATGCACTCCAGTTTTTTGGGCACAGCAGTAATCCCGATTCTTACAAATTCATTTTTTTCATTCACCCCGTCAGAGGCTCTAATAAGCAGATAATATTCGCCTGACGGGAGATGTACATCATTGACAGCATAACTCAAATCAACCTGAAAAGTACTGTTATCAGGGTAGAATGTATATGACTTTAGTACCGGAACCATGTTCAGGTCTTCCAGAACCACGGTCACATACTCCAGCTTACGGTCGTCGGAAACGACGCCTCTGACCGCGATTTCATCAAAAACGCCGAATTGCTGGCCATCAAAAGGTGAACTGATTACAATAAGCGGGTCGCTGACATCCTGTTCCTTTTTGCAGGAATAAAATGCCAAAAGAAAAATAATTATCGTCGGGAAGTACCGCCATCTCTGCATAGTGTAAAGGTATGGAAATAATATTTATGCCGGACCTTTGATTGTCACTTTATTTTCTATCTTTGCACTCCGTTTGAGCACACAGCCAAAACGGGAAGTTCATAAAATTACGGGGTATAGCGTAGTCTGGTTAGCGCGCCTGCTTTGGGAGCAGGAGGTCGTAGGTTCGAATCCTACTACCCCGACAAAAAAGGTTCTGGAATTCTTCCGGAACCTTTTTTTTGTCTTATCGGTTGCAAAAAATGACGGAAAACTTAGAATAGAAGCCTGAAATACTATTACCGTACACTAACCCGCGGTCTGCCGAAATATTTTTTCTTGTTGTTATTGCCGGCGGCATCTGATTCGCTGCTATTGCGGCGCGGACGGTCGGAACTGTTGCGCTGCTGCTTAACGGCCTTCACCGGATTATGATCCATAAGCGGGAACGGATGATCGCTGATTACCGGTATTTTCTTACCAATCAGCTTTTCAATATCACGCAGATATGCTTTTTCTTCTGCATCGCAGAATGAATAGGCTGTTCCCTTGGCTCCCGCCCTGCCTGTTCGGCCGATGCGGTGAACATAGGTTTCGGCAATGTTCGATATTTCGTAGTTGATAACAAATTCCATATCTTCCACATCAATGCCGCGTGCGGCAATATCGGTAGCAACCAAAACACGTGTTGTCTGGGCTTTGAAATTGGCAAGCGCCCGCTGACGGGCATTCTGTGCCTTATTGCCATGTATGGCTTCGGCGCTGATTTTGTTTTTGGCAAGCACCTTCACCACTTTATCCGCTCCGTGCTTGGTTCGTGTAAATACCAGAACAGTTTTGATATTTTTATCCTGCAGAATATCAATGAGCAGAGAATTCTTATTTTCTCTATCAACAAAATAAATAAATTGTTTGACGATGTCAACCGTAGAAGCTGACGGTGTCACTTCCACTTTTTGGGGTTTATGCAGAATGGTACTTGAGAGCTTGATGATTTCAGGAGGCATGGTTGCCGAAAAGAACAACGACTGACGCTTTGCCGGAAGCACCGCGATAAGCCGTTTAACATCGTGTATAAAGCCCATGTCTAGCATGCGGTCGGCTTCATCCAGCACAAATATTTCAACGTCTTTTAAAGAAATAAATCCCTGATTCATCAGGTCGAGCAGGCGGCCGGGTGTTGCCACCAGAATATCGACACCACGCTGCAGGATGGCTGTTTGCGGGTTCTGATTCACACCGCCAAAAACCACAGTGCTTGTTAATCCTGCAAAGCGGCCATACGCTTTAAAACTTTCGTCGATTTGAATAGCAAGTTCGCGTGTGGGTGTAACAATCAGACTTCTGATCTTGCGTTTACGGTCGTATGTTTTGTTGGCATGGAGCAATTGAAGAATCGGAATTGCGAAAGCCGCCGTTTTGCCGGTACCCGTTTGGGCGACACCCAATAAATCGGTGCCCTGGAGTACAATCGGGATGGCTTCTTTCTGAATTGGGGTTGGAGTTTTGTAACCTTCTTGTTCTAATGACCTAAGAATAGGCTCAATGATGTTTAATGACTGAAATGACATAATGTAATTAAGTAGAATCTTTTAGTGAACCAAAAACCTGGCTATTGTAGGAGGGAAAATGTCCGTAAGTGAATTTGCTGCAAAGGTACTTCTTTTTACGTTAACTAGCACTATACGCCCGGGAACCACTGAAAGCAAGTGCCTTAGATGACACAGGACATGATTTTTTCAGGTTTATGCTTGAAGTTTATACCTGCAAAGAGGATGTATGTATAAAAATCGCCCTCATTTTGTAGTCGTAAGGACTCTTTAAGTATTAACTGTTAACGATTACCTATAATTTATCTATTTTTATGCAATCAATCGTGAAATTATATTGACCCTTATGAAAAAAGCAACAGGATATTTCCAGCACAACCCACTAAAATCTATCAGATTTATTTTATTGTTGTTTGCACTGATTGTCACTTCTGCCGAGAACATTATAGCTCAAGGACTTTCAGTTAATACAACAGGTGCAGCACCCGATACATCGGCCATGCTTGATGTAAGCAGCACTATCAAAGGCACATTGATAACGCGCATGACTACAGTCCAACGCAATTCCATCGCCCTTCCCGCCACGGGCCTAATAATTTTTAATACCGACTGCAGCGAATTCCAGTATTATTCCGGCAGTGGCTGGGTAAGCATTCTGAACAGCAACTCTACCATGATAGCAGGAGCTATCAGCGGTTCTGCATTATTCTGCTCCGGACAAACCGGTGTAAGCTATTCCGTGGTGCCTGTTGTTGGAGCCACCTCTTATTTGTGGTCGGTACCACCGGGAGCAGTAATTACTTCCGGACAGGGCACGAATGCCATTTCCGTTAATTTTGGCAGCACACCGGGCATTATCAGTGTCAGTGTCACCAACGGATGCAGCACAAGTGCTGCAAGTGTTCTTGCGACTACTCTCACAACAGTCATTACCACACCGGGAGCAATTAATGGTTTATCTGCAGTATGCTCCGGACAGTCTGGTGTGATTTACTCAATTTCGGCAGTACCCGGTGCAACATCCTATAACTGGAGTCTTCCAGCAGGCGCCACCATTACTGCAGGTGCAGGTACAACCGCTATTACGGTAACTTTTGGAAGCAATCCGGGGAACGTGAGTGTTACAGCAAGCAATAGCTGTGGAACAAGCAATCCGTCAAACCTTTCAGTAAGTATGTCGTCAGTTCCCGGAACGCCCGGTACCGTAAGCGGACCTACCACGGTAAATCCGAATCAGACCGGTGTCGCCTATTCAATATCCGCGGTCAGCGGTGCAACATCTTACACATGGACGGTGCCCTCAGGAAGCACAATAACTTCCGGACAAGGTACAACTGCAATTGTAATATCATTTGGAAGTACGTCGGGCAATGTTTGCGTTACCGCCGATAATTCCTGCGGGTCGGGAACGGCATCCTGTCTTGCTGTCAGTACTATTTGTTACACTTCCGGAAATCAGACATTTAATTACACCGGGGCTCAGCAAACCTTTACGGTTCCTCCATGTGTTACATCCGTAACACTTGACGTATATGGCGCACAGGGCGGCGGCGGCGGCGGAAACGGCGGACGTGCACAGGGAACGCTGAGTGTTACACCGGGTCAGATACTGTATGTCTATGTTGGTGGAGAGGGCGCCGGTTATAATACAGGTGTATCGGTGGGAGGATGGAACGGTGGTGGCAACGGTCATTACGGCTGCGCCGGCGGTGGCGGTTCCGATGTAAGAGCTGGAGGAACAGCCCTGTCGAACCGGGTTATTGTGGCAGGCGGAGGTGGAGGATACTATGGCAATCCCGGTGGTGCAGGCGGTGGAACAAGTGGAGGAAATGCACCCAACGGACCGGCAACAGGAGGAACACAATCCAGTGGAGGCACCTACTGTGGTGCTCTTGGACAGGGAGGTAGTAATCCGGGTGGCATGGCCGACGGTGGTGGTGGCGGAGGAGGCTACTACGGTGGCGGAACAAATTATTGCGCGGGTGCATCCCCGGCTAATGGAAGTGGTGCAGGAGGCTCAGGTTATACCGGTGGGGTAACCGCAGGAACCATGATGAATGGTGTGCGCTCCGGAAACGGCATCATCATTATTACATGGTAGGCTGACTATTCACACAAAAAATGCGGCGAATAGTCGCATATTCGCCGCATGAAATCACATAAAAACATTTTCAGCTCAAGGCGAACTTTATCGGCATGTTGAACGCTACGCGAACGGTTTTTCCCGATTGTTTGCCGGGTGTCCATTTGGGCATGAGCTTTACAACGCGCATGGCCTCTTCGTCGCAACCGCCGCCAACACCGCGCACAACCTTTACATCAGCAACAGTACCGTCGGTCTCAATTACAAAAGAAACAAAAACAGTTCCCTGAATTCCTTTTTCTCTGGCCGCTTGCGGGTATTTCACATTTTCTATGATGAATTTTATTCGGGCTTCATCGCCGCCCGGATAAGCTGGCATGTCTTCAACCACTGTGTAAACACTGTCTTTCGGTTGTTCTACATTGGTTTGACTGCCTGTCGTTGATTTGTCATCTGTGTTCTGCGCATTCCCGCAGGATACAACCCATAGCGCTGATACAAGCGTCACACAGGTTAATGCAAATTTAAGTCCCGTTAAACGGGAATTTTTGATTTTTGTAATCATCGTGAGCCTCCTTTTTATTTTGATTTGACAAAAGTTATTCGAGATGTCTTTGGGCTGAACATTCATGGCCATGGAAAGGAGCAACTGAAGATAATCGTGCTTTTCAACACCATGCAGCAGTGTAGCTCTGTCGGCAAGGTATTCGTGAACCTCACGAAGCAGGGTTCTGTATCTCCACACAAGCGGATTGAACCACTGAAGGACAACAACCAGCTCCATCAATAATACATCGGCAGAATGCCATTGCATGGCGTGCGCCCTTTCATGTGAGAATATCGCGGAAGCAGCACCACTGTCGGGCAATCGCTTCATGAAAATCATATTCATGAAAGAGAACGGAAATACGGCATGGTCAGATAATACAAGCTTATATCGCGGTCGTACAAATATCTCAGAACGTCGTGCAAGAAGCAATATCCTTATGATTTGCATCAAGGCCCTTATCAGGAAAAACAATACTCCACAGGCATAAATAATCATTACTATACTGAATACATCAGGGTAGCCCATGATGGTAGTGCGTACATCCGAGGCATTGATGGTAACGGGATGAAGGTTCACAATAGTGAGCGGTGTAAATCCAGCCGTCGACCCGAAATTGATGAGTGGCAAAACAAATGACAACACCAAACCACTGAGCAAAAAGATACGATTACGTATAAAATTATGGTCGCGCTTTAGCAGCTGAAACACCAGTAAAAACAAGGTAACAATGATAGACGACCTCAGCAGCCATGCCATATATGCTTCCATCTCTTTAAATTATTTTGTTTGTTTTTCTTTTTCGATTGCTTTGATAATATCATCGATTTCTTTTACGGTCAACGACCTGTCTTTAGCAAAGAAGGAAACCATTTGTTTGATAGAATTGTTGAAATAATTTTTCATCAGTCCGCCGAGAAGTTCTTTTTTATAGGTTTCCTTTGTGACGAGCGGCAGGTACTCATGGCTTTTTCCATAGGCTTTATGAAACACGAATCCTTTTTTCTCGAGTATCCTGATTATGGTAGAAACTGTGTTATAAGCGGGTTTTGGTTCCGGGAAATGTTCGAGGATGTCGTTTACGAATCCCTTTTTCACTTTCCAGAGGACTTGCATTACCTGCTCTTCGGCTTTTGTGAGTTCTTTCATTTCAGTAGTTGATAATGTTCATTATTGCAATCGGAATTTCATAATGCAAACATACAAACTAAATCTTTAGTTATGCAACTATTTTTATAGTTTTTCAGTTAACGGCAGGAAAAAATCAGTTAAAGGCAGCGAAGGAAGGGAACAAGTAATAGGTAATAGGTAAAAATTAAAAGAAAAAGGATTTCTATTTGATATAGGTTCAGATGATTTTAAAGGAGGATGCTTTTATCCAGCCCAGGCTACCGTTGGCAATGCGCACTTCGCACCACTCTCCTACTTTATCGGTAATCTTTACTTTGGTGCCTTCGTGAATTACAAAAATGTCCTGGCTCAGCTCGTTGGGCGAACTCTTCACATTCACCGTTGCGTCGAAAACTATGGCTTCGGATGAATCAGAAATATGGCGGTATTGTTCTAATGCAAAGATATTGATGAAGATGACTGCAAGGAGCATGAAGGCAGCCGTCCAGAAGGCAAGCTTGCGGATACGAACCGGCTGCGCGATCAGGTATATTGCAATCAGTGCTAAAAACAGTGCAAACGATATGATGCTCCATACTGCCCATCCGCCGGAAGAACAGAAGCCACGGATTTCATACCACCAGCGTGTATAGAACGGCAGCGGGACGGCTTCAATCTTATCTATAATCTTTGTGTTAGCAACTTTAAGATTGAAATCGTAGTTTTCATTGGACGGGTCAAGTTTAAGCGCCTTTTCATAATAGTACACTGCCGAAGGGAAATCGTTTGTTTTAAAGCTTGCATTGCCAAGATTGTAATACAGCTCGGGTGCTTCCCAACCATTGCTGAGCACCTTGCGATACAATTCCAGGGCCGTGCTGAACTTTTCTTCTGAATAGGCAGCATTGGCCTGAAAAATAAGGTCATCGTTCTCATTTGCCATTGCATAAGCGCCCATGAACACAATGCTCAGTATCAAAAATATTTTCTTTATCATTGCTGCCATTTACTTCAATACCTGTTCCAGTTTGCTGATTACTTCCACTGCTTTCTTATACATTTGTTTCATGGAAAGGCTCATGTCGGCGGGTGCGAAGCGTGCGTATTCACAATCGTCGAGTGTTTCGCCAAATCGCAGAATCAGCTCTTCGTCCACATTTCTGTTCATCAGTGTTTCGCGGGCGCTGTCCATAGAGAGGTTTGCGGGCGGTATGTTGAATTTATCGCCCAGATAGCCCCAAAGAGCTCTGGAAATCTCCACATAAAAATTTTCGCGCTCGCCTGCTTTCATAAGCTTATCGGCAGTACGCAGTCTTTTGAGGGCTACTGCCGTGGCTTTCCTTAGTTTCATCAGCGCCACATCACTGCGCAATCTCAGTCTTCTGCGCCATATTATCACGAATAAAATAAAAAGGATAAATGGCAATAACATCAGACAGACGTAGAGCGGCGAGTTATAGAAATGTGCGCCTATCGCGTAAAGCGTAAATGGTTTATTCTGTATAAAGCGGATATCGCTTCCTATGTATTTCACATCTTCTTTTCCGCTGTATGAAGGTCCTGCAGAACCATCGCCCTTTCCTACCTTTATTTTAAATTCACCGGATGTAAGCGTAACATATCCTTTTTTAGCCGGGTCGAAATAGCTGAAAGTAACAGGCTTAATTGTGAAATCGCCCGGAGTGCGCGGTATCACGAGGTAACTGAATTCGCGTGTGCCCCCTACCTGAGTACCATTTATTGTAATATTATCACTTATTTGAGGATCATAGGTTTCGAAATCGGCAGGGAAGGTCACATTCAATTTGTCGATGAGGCTGAGATTTCCCGTTCCGCTGATGGTGAACTTCAGGTTGACAGCTTCGTTTGCCTTTACGGAAGTTTTGTCAACATCGGCTTTCATGCTGAAATTGCCAACTGCACCACTGAAACCATCAGGTTTATTAAGTTCGGGAAGGGCACCTACGTTAATGGTAACAGTTCCGGACTTCACGGTTTTCTTTACATTCTGATAGCTTTGTGAGAATGGGTCGCTGAAGAAAGGATTGTTGAAAAACGGGTCGTTGAAAAATTTGTCGAATGCACTGTTTTTATTCTTAACCAACACCTGCGCCAGGCATTCCACTTCAAGAGGTTCAATGGTCAGACGCCCTGCCTTTTGCGGGAAGAGTGCCACTCTGCGGATTTCCGCCACCATATATTTCTGCCCGTTCACAGTCTCGTTGTACTGTTTGGGATTTTGCGTTTTGTCTTTCACCAAATCCTGTGACCAGAATCCGGCGAACGAAGGCAATTTATTAATGGCATATTGCGAGATGGAAACGCGTGTATAGATTTTATAGACAAGTGTGATTTGCTCTCCCTGCAAGCAATTGCTGCGGTCAACCGAGGCGCGTATAAAGATATCATCGCCGGAAATTGAGCCATCATTTTGCGCACCCTGCTGATTCTGTTTGTTCTGTTGATTCTGCTGGTTTTTCTGGGACGAAGCCGTGACCTCCACTGATACCGTATTGCTTGAAATCCACTGCCCTTTTACTTTTGCTTTGGCTGCATCAATCGTAAATTTTCCGGTTTTTGATGGCATGAGTTGATATATCCACGACTCTTCACCCTCGCCACCCTGCACCACTTTGCCATTCACAATTACAGTCATACCACCGCCCGATGAATGCGAGGTTCCAATTACACTGAATCCGGAAAAAGAAGGTTTTGCGAACTGTTCGGCCGAACCGCCCGATAGCGTATAAGTAAGCTGAAAGACTTCGTTCTGACCAACTTTTGCGCTGGCTGTTGATACTGTTAGCTTAGCCTGTGCAGCACTATCAAATGAAGTGAACAACGACACAAAAAACAGCAGCAGCATACCAATTCCTGCAATTATATTACACTTGAAAAAATTGATATCACATTGTTTTCTCACTATCATCATTATTAAAAAAAATTCACTGTTGTCCGGTAAAAGTTTGAAAGAAGCCGAAGCATAAGCCCGGCTTC includes the following:
- a CDS encoding DEAD/DEAH box helicase, producing MSFQSLNIIEPILRSLEQEGYKTPTPIQKEAIPIVLQGTDLLGVAQTGTGKTAAFAIPILQLLHANKTYDRKRKIRSLIVTPTRELAIQIDESFKAYGRFAGLTSTVVFGGVNQNPQTAILQRGVDILVATPGRLLDLMNQGFISLKDVEIFVLDEADRMLDMGFIHDVKRLIAVLPAKRQSLFFSATMPPEIIKLSSTILHKPQKVEVTPSASTVDIVKQFIYFVDRENKNSLLIDILQDKNIKTVLVFTRTKHGADKVVKVLAKNKISAEAIHGNKAQNARQRALANFKAQTTRVLVATDIAARGIDVEDMEFVINYEISNIAETYVHRIGRTGRAGAKGTAYSFCDAEEKAYLRDIEKLIGKKIPVISDHPFPLMDHNPVKAVKQQRNSSDRPRRNSSESDAAGNNNKKKYFGRPRVSVR
- a CDS encoding glycine-rich protein, whose product is MKKATGYFQHNPLKSIRFILLLFALIVTSAENIIAQGLSVNTTGAAPDTSAMLDVSSTIKGTLITRMTTVQRNSIALPATGLIIFNTDCSEFQYYSGSGWVSILNSNSTMIAGAISGSALFCSGQTGVSYSVVPVVGATSYLWSVPPGAVITSGQGTNAISVNFGSTPGIISVSVTNGCSTSAASVLATTLTTVITTPGAINGLSAVCSGQSGVIYSISAVPGATSYNWSLPAGATITAGAGTTAITVTFGSNPGNVSVTASNSCGTSNPSNLSVSMSSVPGTPGTVSGPTTVNPNQTGVAYSISAVSGATSYTWTVPSGSTITSGQGTTAIVISFGSTSGNVCVTADNSCGSGTASCLAVSTICYTSGNQTFNYTGAQQTFTVPPCVTSVTLDVYGAQGGGGGGNGGRAQGTLSVTPGQILYVYVGGEGAGYNTGVSVGGWNGGGNGHYGCAGGGGSDVRAGGTALSNRVIVAGGGGGYYGNPGGAGGGTSGGNAPNGPATGGTQSSGGTYCGALGQGGSNPGGMADGGGGGGGYYGGGTNYCAGASPANGSGAGGSGYTGGVTAGTMMNGVRSGNGIIIITW
- a CDS encoding M56 family metallopeptidase; this encodes MEAYMAWLLRSSIIVTLFLLVFQLLKRDHNFIRNRIFLLSGLVLSFVLPLINFGSTAGFTPLTIVNLHPVTINASDVRTTIMGYPDVFSIVMIIYACGVLFFLIRALMQIIRILLLARRSEIFVRPRYKLVLSDHAVFPFSFMNMIFMKRLPDSGAASAIFSHERAHAMQWHSADVLLMELVVVLQWFNPLVWRYRTLLREVHEYLADRATLLHGVEKHDYLQLLLSMAMNVQPKDISNNFCQIKIKRRLTMITKIKNSRLTGLKFALTCVTLVSALWVVSCGNAQNTDDKSTTGSQTNVEQPKDSVYTVVEDMPAYPGGDEARIKFIIENVKYPQAAREKGIQGTVFVSFVIETDGTVADVKVVRGVGGGCDEEAMRVVKLMPKWTPGKQSGKTVRVAFNMPIKFALS
- a CDS encoding BlaI/MecI/CopY family transcriptional regulator, with protein sequence MKELTKAEEQVMQVLWKVKKGFVNDILEHFPEPKPAYNTVSTIIRILEKKGFVFHKAYGKSHEYLPLVTKETYKKELLGGLMKNYFNNSIKQMVSFFAKDRSLTVKEIDDIIKAIEKEKQTK
- a CDS encoding tetratricopeptide repeat protein, whose product is MIKKIFLILSIVFMGAYAMANENDDLIFQANAAYSEEKFSTALELYRKVLSNGWEAPELYYNLGNASFKTNDFPSAVYYYEKALKLDPSNENYDFNLKVANTKIIDKIEAVPLPFYTRWWYEIRGFCSSGGWAVWSIISFALFLALIAIYLIAQPVRIRKLAFWTAAFMLLAVIFINIFALEQYRHISDSSEAIVFDATVNVKSSPNELSQDIFVIHEGTKVKITDKVGEWCEVRIANGSLGWIKASSFKII
- a CDS encoding BatD family protein, translated to MRKQCDINFFKCNIIAGIGMLLLFFVSLFTSFDSAAQAKLTVSTASAKVGQNEVFQLTYTLSGGSAEQFAKPSFSGFSVIGTSHSSGGGMTVIVNGKVVQGGEGEESWIYQLMPSKTGKFTIDAAKAKVKGQWISSNTVSVEVTASSQKNQQNQQNKQNQQGAQNDGSISGDDIFIRASVDRSNCLQGEQITLVYKIYTRVSISQYAINKLPSFAGFWSQDLVKDKTQNPKQYNETVNGQKYMVAEIRRVALFPQKAGRLTIEPLEVECLAQVLVKNKNSAFDKFFNDPFFNNPFFSDPFSQSYQNVKKTVKSGTVTINVGALPELNKPDGFSGAVGNFSMKADVDKTSVKANEAVNLKFTISGTGNLSLIDKLNVTFPADFETYDPQISDNITINGTQVGGTREFSYLVIPRTPGDFTIKPVTFSYFDPAKKGYVTLTSGEFKIKVGKGDGSAGPSYSGKEDVKYIGSDIRFIQNKPFTLYAIGAHFYNSPLYVCLMLLPFILFILFVIIWRRRLRLRSDVALMKLRKATAVALKRLRTADKLMKAGERENFYVEISRALWGYLGDKFNIPPANLSMDSARETLMNRNVDEELILRFGETLDDCEYARFAPADMSLSMKQMYKKAVEVISKLEQVLK